The following coding sequences lie in one Flavobacterium sediminis genomic window:
- the thrA gene encoding bifunctional aspartate kinase/homoserine dehydrogenase I — protein sequence MLVLKFGGTSVANAQNIGLVAAIVQQKKELQKTLIVVSACSGVTDQLVQLTVLVANKDKEYKTRLLALKQQHENLIHELVLESDDALQKTIRKHFKHLETLLEGCYLLGDVQPKIHDAIIGYGELLSSTIIAAFFAQRFNIENPFVDSRTLIVTDENFGNANVFYPETYQHIEDYFFTNDKTLFVLPGFIASSRNGSNTTLGRGGSDYTAAILANGVSATALEIWTDVSGMYAANPKIVKQAQPIPAISYQEAMELSHFGAKVLYPPTIQPALKKEIPIWIKNTFAPNEHGTLISNQEKDLQQSVKGISNIDKIALLTLEGGGMVGVSGIARKLFETLSLHHINVIFITQASSEHSICIGILENQAEKAKKYVDEVFSKEIAHGQLNACQLEKELSIIALVGDNMKNHQGLSGKMFSTLGRNNVNVRAIAQGASERNISAVINSKDVVKALNALHEVFFESVTKQLNLFVVGAGNVGSKFIEQIANQQEFLKQNLNISVRILGLSNSRKMYFNKEGIDLNNWKKTLENGKKASLSEFVSQIKEINVRNSIFVDNTADAEVSTWYNTCLKSSIAVVTCNKIACSSPLNNYRELKELVRQYKVPFLYETNVGAGLPIIDTLKNCIASGDRIHKIQAVLSGSLNFIFNNFTESNTFTNVVKQAQIEGYTEPDPKIDLSGVDVMRKLLILIRESGYAYEMSDIANESFLPEECLKTTSVNDFLHSLETHKEHFNTLLKEAKEKECRLKYVAQFDNGKASVGLQFIAKDHPFYHLDGKDNIVLFYTDRYKEQPLLIKGAGAGAEVTASGIFADVIRVGNF from the coding sequence ATGTTAGTATTAAAGTTTGGAGGCACTTCTGTAGCCAATGCTCAAAATATAGGACTCGTTGCTGCTATCGTTCAGCAAAAAAAAGAGCTACAAAAGACACTCATTGTGGTATCGGCTTGTAGCGGGGTAACTGATCAACTGGTCCAATTGACCGTCTTAGTTGCTAATAAAGACAAAGAATACAAAACCAGATTACTAGCTCTGAAGCAACAACATGAAAACCTGATTCACGAATTAGTTTTAGAATCAGATGATGCATTACAAAAAACAATTCGTAAACATTTTAAACACTTAGAAACACTACTGGAAGGCTGCTATCTTTTAGGAGATGTACAACCTAAAATTCACGATGCGATCATTGGTTACGGTGAATTACTCTCTTCAACCATTATTGCTGCTTTTTTTGCACAGCGATTCAACATTGAAAATCCGTTTGTAGACAGTCGTACTCTGATCGTAACTGATGAAAATTTTGGCAATGCCAATGTTTTCTACCCGGAAACCTATCAGCATATAGAAGATTATTTCTTTACTAATGATAAAACTTTATTTGTTTTACCCGGATTCATTGCCAGCTCCCGAAACGGAAGCAATACAACATTAGGACGTGGCGGTTCTGATTATACTGCAGCCATCTTAGCTAATGGTGTTTCAGCAACTGCTCTTGAGATCTGGACAGATGTCAGCGGAATGTATGCTGCCAATCCTAAGATCGTAAAACAAGCCCAGCCAATTCCTGCTATTTCATATCAGGAAGCCATGGAATTATCACATTTCGGGGCTAAAGTTTTATATCCGCCAACTATACAACCGGCTCTTAAAAAAGAAATACCGATCTGGATCAAAAATACATTTGCTCCTAACGAACACGGAACGCTTATTTCGAATCAGGAGAAAGATCTACAACAATCCGTAAAAGGAATCAGTAACATTGATAAGATCGCTTTATTAACGCTTGAAGGAGGCGGAATGGTTGGTGTCTCAGGCATAGCACGAAAATTATTCGAAACGCTTTCGTTACATCATATTAATGTTATCTTCATTACTCAGGCATCCTCAGAGCATTCGATCTGCATCGGAATTCTGGAAAATCAGGCCGAAAAAGCTAAAAAGTATGTCGATGAAGTTTTCAGTAAAGAAATAGCACACGGACAGCTCAATGCTTGTCAGTTAGAAAAAGAATTGAGCATTATTGCCCTTGTGGGAGACAACATGAAGAATCATCAAGGATTAAGCGGAAAAATGTTCAGTACATTGGGTCGAAACAACGTAAATGTCCGCGCTATTGCTCAAGGGGCTTCCGAACGAAATATTTCGGCTGTGATCAACTCAAAAGATGTTGTTAAAGCACTAAATGCTCTACATGAAGTATTTTTTGAATCTGTAACTAAACAATTGAACCTTTTTGTAGTCGGTGCTGGTAATGTAGGAAGTAAATTCATTGAACAAATAGCAAATCAGCAAGAGTTTTTAAAGCAAAACTTAAACATTTCTGTCCGCATTTTGGGCTTATCAAACAGCCGTAAAATGTATTTTAACAAAGAAGGAATTGACCTGAACAATTGGAAAAAGACTTTAGAAAACGGCAAAAAAGCTTCACTTTCAGAGTTTGTATCACAAATCAAAGAAATTAATGTTCGCAACAGTATATTTGTTGATAATACTGCTGATGCCGAAGTTTCAACCTGGTACAACACTTGTTTAAAAAGCAGTATTGCAGTGGTAACTTGTAACAAAATTGCCTGTTCGTCTCCGCTTAATAATTACAGAGAACTGAAAGAATTAGTACGTCAATATAAAGTTCCTTTTTTATACGAAACCAATGTGGGAGCCGGTTTACCAATCATTGACACCCTGAAAAACTGTATTGCCAGTGGCGATAGAATTCATAAAATCCAAGCGGTTCTATCAGGAAGTTTAAACTTTATTTTTAATAATTTTACTGAAAGTAACACTTTTACTAATGTAGTCAAACAAGCTCAAATTGAAGGGTATACTGAGCCTGATCCTAAAATTGATTTAAGTGGTGTTGATGTAATGCGTAAACTACTAATTCTAATTCGGGAAAGTGGTTATGCTTATGAAATGAGCGATATTGCTAACGAAAGCTTCTTACCTGAAGAATGTTTAAAAACAACTTCAGTAAATGACTTTTTACACAGCTTAGAAACCCATAAAGAGCATTTTAACACTTTATTAAAAGAAGCGAAGGAAAAAGAATGTCGCTTAAAATATGTCGCGCAATTTGATAACGGAAAAGCTTCAGTAGGCTTACAGTTCATTGCTAAGGATCATCCTTTTTATCATTTAGACGGAAAAGATAATATTGTATTATTCTACACTGATCGCTACAAAGAACAACCTTTACTCATCAAAGGTGCAGGTGCAGGTGCTGAAGTAACAGCTTCCGGAATTTTTGCAGATGTAATACGTGTAGGTAACTTTTAA
- the hutH gene encoding histidine ammonia-lyase, translating into MENVHYISSDLLSIDKINEIISCDYQLALSEEAIVNIEKCRAYLDQKMKDNATPIYGINTGFGSLCNVKISGENLSQLQNNLVKSHACGTGAEVPQEIVKIMLLLKIQSLSYGHSGVQLVTVQRLIDFYNNNILPVVYELGSLGASGDLAPLAHLSLPLIGEGEVYADGFRQPTKKVLEKMGWNPIHLESKEGLALLNGTQFMSAFGVFCLIKANKICYLADVIGAISLEAFDGRIEPFNELIHLVRPHKGQVQTAERMRELLEDSEIIAQSKKHVQDPYSFRCIPQVHGASKDAIDYAKKAFRTEINSVTDNPNIFAAEDVIISGGNFHGQPLALALDFMGIALAELGNISERRTYQLISGLRDLPAFLVNDPGLNSGFMIPQYTAASIVSQNKQLATPASIDSIVSSNGQEDHVSMGANAATKTLRIVENVERILAIELLNASQAIEFRRPLKSSEFIESFLKSYREEVSFVEEDRILHYDIEKSVAFLQSLQLDENML; encoded by the coding sequence ATGGAAAATGTTCATTATATAAGTTCAGATTTATTGTCGATAGATAAGATTAACGAAATCATTTCTTGTGACTATCAGTTGGCACTTTCTGAGGAGGCTATTGTAAATATCGAAAAATGCAGAGCTTATCTGGATCAGAAAATGAAAGATAACGCAACGCCTATCTATGGTATCAATACCGGTTTCGGTTCGTTGTGTAATGTAAAAATATCAGGAGAAAACTTATCACAATTACAAAACAATCTGGTAAAATCACATGCTTGCGGTACCGGCGCGGAAGTACCTCAGGAAATTGTGAAGATCATGTTGTTGCTGAAAATCCAATCGTTAAGTTACGGGCATTCCGGAGTACAGTTGGTTACCGTTCAGCGTTTGATAGATTTTTATAACAATAATATTTTACCTGTTGTTTATGAGTTAGGTTCGTTAGGTGCTTCAGGAGATCTGGCTCCATTGGCACATTTGTCTTTGCCTTTAATAGGTGAGGGCGAAGTGTATGCGGATGGTTTCAGACAACCGACGAAAAAAGTTTTGGAAAAGATGGGATGGAATCCCATTCATCTGGAATCAAAAGAAGGTTTGGCTTTGTTAAACGGTACACAGTTCATGAGTGCTTTTGGTGTATTTTGTTTGATTAAAGCCAATAAGATATGTTATCTGGCAGACGTGATCGGTGCTATTTCTTTAGAAGCATTTGATGGCAGAATAGAGCCCTTCAATGAATTAATTCATTTGGTTCGTCCGCATAAAGGTCAGGTTCAAACTGCCGAAAGAATGAGGGAATTGCTAGAAGATAGTGAAATTATAGCCCAATCTAAAAAGCATGTTCAGGATCCGTATTCGTTCCGTTGTATTCCTCAAGTTCACGGTGCAAGTAAGGATGCTATTGACTACGCGAAAAAAGCATTTCGAACAGAGATTAATTCTGTAACGGATAACCCGAATATTTTTGCAGCCGAAGATGTTATAATATCCGGAGGAAATTTTCACGGACAACCTTTGGCTTTGGCATTGGATTTTATGGGGATAGCGTTGGCAGAATTAGGAAATATATCTGAAAGAAGAACATATCAATTGATCTCGGGATTACGTGATTTACCGGCATTCCTAGTGAATGATCCGGGATTGAATTCAGGTTTTATGATTCCTCAATATACTGCTGCAAGTATTGTAAGCCAAAATAAGCAATTGGCTACACCGGCAAGTATTGATAGCATTGTATCGAGTAACGGTCAGGAAGATCATGTGAGTATGGGAGCCAATGCGGCAACAAAAACGTTACGTATCGTAGAAAATGTGGAACGAATTTTAGCTATTGAATTGTTAAATGCTTCACAAGCTATTGAATTCAGACGTCCGTTAAAATCCAGTGAGTTCATTGAATCATTCCTGAAATCATACAGAGAAGAAGTTTCTTTTGTGGAAGAAGACAGGATTTTACATTATGATATTGAAAAATCAGTTGCTTTTCTGCAAAGTTTACAGCTCGATGAAAATATGTTATAA
- a CDS encoding ester cyclase, translating to MKALKSIKLQFAAVIITAVSMVSCSDNKQIEEKYQTEIQTLTSQLEKLAKENEEVAKNLKTFDTLDFVVYSTQEWKRLHESHADDILVHYPDGHTTVGIEDHIKELAPMFVFAPDTRIEQHPIKLGSGTMTAVVGELLGTFTEPMPIGNGKFIPPTGKAFKLPMCTVGLWNDKGVMYEEYLFWDNQAFLKQIGLAE from the coding sequence ATGAAAGCGTTAAAATCAATTAAACTACAATTTGCAGCAGTTATAATTACCGCTGTCAGCATGGTCAGTTGTTCAGATAACAAACAGATCGAAGAAAAATACCAAACTGAGATACAGACTTTAACATCTCAATTAGAGAAATTAGCAAAAGAAAACGAAGAAGTTGCGAAAAATCTAAAAACTTTCGACACGCTTGACTTTGTAGTCTACTCTACCCAAGAATGGAAAAGACTACACGAAAGTCACGCTGATGATATTTTAGTCCACTACCCTGACGGACACACAACTGTGGGTATTGAAGATCATATTAAAGAATTGGCACCCATGTTTGTCTTTGCTCCGGATACACGTATTGAGCAACATCCTATAAAATTAGGTTCAGGTACCATGACTGCTGTTGTAGGTGAACTTCTAGGAACGTTCACAGAACCTATGCCTATCGGAAACGGTAAATTCATTCCGCCTACAGGAAAAGCTTTTAAATTACCTATGTGTACTGTAGGACTTTGGAATGACAAAGGTGTTATGTATGAAGAATATCTTTTTTGGGACAATCAAGCCTTCTTAAAACAAATTGGTCTTGCTGAATAA
- a CDS encoding DoxX family protein — MKKNTDTGLLILRILLAVLMILHGIGKLNGGLEFVKGLLTEKGLPAFIAYGALVGELLAPIAILIGFRTRIAAAIYAINCLVAIFMVHSSILFTLSETGGWAVELLGLYFFTSVALFFTGAGKYAISTTNNWD, encoded by the coding sequence ATGAAAAAGAATACAGATACAGGATTACTTATCCTAAGAATTTTGTTAGCCGTATTAATGATATTACACGGTATCGGTAAATTAAATGGCGGACTAGAATTTGTTAAAGGACTTCTCACCGAAAAAGGCTTACCTGCTTTTATAGCTTATGGTGCTTTAGTAGGTGAATTATTAGCTCCTATAGCTATATTAATCGGATTCAGAACCCGAATTGCAGCAGCAATTTATGCTATAAACTGTTTGGTCGCTATTTTCATGGTTCATAGCTCAATTCTTTTTACTCTAAGCGAAACTGGAGGTTGGGCTGTAGAACTTTTAGGCTTATACTTTTTCACTTCAGTAGCCTTATTCTTTACCGGAGCCGGAAAATATGCCATTTCAACAACGAATAACTGGGATTAA
- a CDS encoding Crp/Fnr family transcriptional regulator, which produces MKDHLLKYNDFTENEINYILNLTEEKEFKKKEHILTSGDKELYQYFILSGCIRGYIIDFNGKEHNIEFGFQNYWFGDMESFAHGTDATYNYQALEDLTILAISKRNWDKLSEEIPAFIKYTSELYRNAMIFQQKRIAEHFILTAEQRYFNLIANHPDILQRISLKNIASYLGITAEFISILRKKSIQR; this is translated from the coding sequence ATGAAAGACCATCTCTTAAAATACAATGATTTTACTGAAAATGAGATCAATTACATTCTGAATCTGACAGAAGAAAAAGAATTTAAAAAGAAAGAACACATTCTTACATCAGGGGATAAAGAACTGTATCAATATTTCATTCTTAGCGGATGTATCAGAGGGTATATTATTGACTTTAACGGAAAAGAACACAATATCGAATTTGGTTTTCAAAATTATTGGTTCGGCGATATGGAAAGTTTTGCACACGGAACTGATGCTACTTACAATTATCAAGCATTGGAAGATCTGACCATTCTGGCAATCTCTAAAAGGAATTGGGATAAATTATCCGAAGAAATACCTGCTTTTATCAAATATACCAGTGAATTGTATCGCAATGCTATGATATTTCAACAAAAAAGAATCGCCGAACATTTTATACTAACTGCTGAACAACGCTACTTTAACCTTATCGCTAATCATCCGGATATTCTTCAACGAATTTCTTTAAAGAATATCGCCAGTTATCTAGGGATTACTGCCGAATTTATCAGTATTCTGAGAAAAAAATCAATCCAGAGATAA
- a CDS encoding DUF1304 domain-containing protein, translating to MEILVKILIGCIALLHLYILVLEMFLWTTRGPKVFRSFPKDLFAPTKAMAANQGLYNGFLAAGLLWSLLVSDIFWSKNIALFFLGCIAIAGIYGAYSASKKILFIQTLPALIAIIAVLAI from the coding sequence ATGGAAATCTTAGTTAAAATTCTAATCGGATGCATTGCCCTGCTACACCTCTACATTCTTGTACTGGAAATGTTTCTGTGGACTACCCGTGGTCCTAAAGTTTTCAGAAGTTTCCCAAAAGACTTATTTGCCCCGACAAAAGCAATGGCAGCTAATCAAGGGCTGTATAATGGTTTCTTGGCAGCAGGATTACTTTGGTCCTTGCTTGTTTCTGATATTTTCTGGAGCAAAAATATAGCATTGTTTTTTCTGGGGTGTATAGCAATCGCGGGAATTTACGGCGCTTATTCAGCTTCAAAAAAAATATTATTTATACAAACATTACCGGCTTTAATTGCTATCATAGCTGTATTAGCAATTTAA
- a CDS encoding GldL-related protein — MKKEYGIPLVLLILGMVITIIGALFKLMHWPGAKIMLTTGMLTEAGGLIFLIVSIIKNMK, encoded by the coding sequence ATGAAGAAAGAATACGGAATACCTTTAGTTTTACTTATTCTCGGAATGGTAATTACCATAATCGGTGCTTTATTTAAGCTAATGCACTGGCCGGGTGCAAAAATTATGCTTACAACCGGAATGCTCACGGAAGCCGGCGGTTTAATTTTCCTTATCGTAAGCATCATCAAAAACATGAAATAG
- the rimK gene encoding 30S ribosomal protein S6--L-glutamate ligase: MLDKVIVGSEEWCSFPTLGIPTIKARVDSGAKTSALHAVNIRPFQKDNEEWVKFDINPIQNNVKTVIHCEAPLIDQRIVKSSSGFREKRYVIRTQLEIGGKHWEVEVTLTNRDSMGFRMLLGREAMSGRILVDPEKKYVLGQPTNEKLKEYYYSDIINKKGLRIGLLASNPELYSNKRIIEAGELRGHEMHFLNIKYCYMKLDAETPEIHYRGGKVLNDFDAIIPRIRPSMTYYGCALTRQFEALKVFTLNNAAAISQSRDKLFSLQLLLNNGVDIPTTGFANSPLDTDDLIKMVGGSPLIVKLLEGTQGKGVVLAETKKAAESVINAFKSLNANILVQEFIKEANGKDLRLFVVDGKVVAAMQREAAPGEFRANIHMGGTASIVKVTPEEKKIAIRAAKAMNLKVAGVDIIRSTKGPLLLEVNSSPGLEGIEGATQKDIAGEMIKAIEKNFKWK, translated from the coding sequence ATGTTAGACAAAGTTATTGTGGGTAGTGAAGAATGGTGCTCCTTCCCTACTTTAGGAATTCCAACTATTAAAGCTCGGGTAGACTCCGGAGCTAAAACTTCTGCTTTGCACGCTGTTAATATCAGACCTTTTCAGAAAGATAATGAAGAATGGGTAAAATTTGATATCAATCCTATTCAAAACAATGTTAAAACCGTTATCCATTGCGAAGCTCCTTTAATAGACCAACGCATTGTAAAAAGCTCAAGTGGCTTTCGGGAAAAGCGTTACGTTATCAGAACACAATTGGAGATCGGAGGCAAACACTGGGAAGTGGAAGTTACACTAACCAATCGCGATTCCATGGGATTCCGTATGTTATTGGGTCGTGAAGCAATGTCCGGAAGAATTTTAGTAGATCCTGAAAAAAAATACGTTTTAGGTCAACCGACAAATGAAAAGCTCAAAGAATATTACTATTCTGATATCATCAACAAAAAAGGCTTACGAATAGGGCTTTTAGCCAGCAATCCCGAACTATACAGCAATAAACGCATTATAGAAGCCGGAGAACTGAGAGGGCACGAAATGCACTTTTTAAACATCAAATACTGCTACATGAAACTAGATGCCGAAACTCCTGAAATTCATTACAGAGGTGGTAAAGTTTTAAATGATTTTGATGCCATAATTCCTAGAATTCGCCCAAGTATGACTTATTACGGTTGTGCTTTAACCCGTCAGTTTGAGGCCTTAAAAGTATTTACATTAAACAATGCAGCAGCTATTAGTCAATCCAGAGATAAATTATTTTCATTGCAACTATTATTAAACAACGGAGTTGACATCCCTACCACAGGTTTTGCAAATTCACCTCTGGACACTGATGATTTGATTAAAATGGTTGGTGGCTCGCCGTTGATTGTAAAACTATTAGAAGGAACACAAGGGAAAGGCGTCGTTTTAGCAGAAACCAAAAAAGCCGCTGAATCCGTTATCAATGCATTTAAAAGTTTAAATGCTAATATTTTAGTTCAAGAATTCATCAAGGAAGCTAACGGTAAAGATCTACGCTTATTTGTAGTAGACGGAAAAGTAGTAGCTGCCATGCAACGCGAAGCAGCACCCGGCGAATTCAGAGCCAATATTCACATGGGAGGAACTGCTTCTATCGTTAAAGTTACTCCGGAAGAAAAGAAAATAGCCATTCGGGCTGCTAAAGCCATGAATCTGAAGGTGGCAGGTGTTGACATCATTCGTTCTACCAAAGGCCCTTTACTCTTAGAAGTGAATTCTTCTCCGGGCTTAGAAGGAATTGAAGGTGCTACACAGAAAGATATTGCCGGAGAAATGATCAAAGCCATTGAGAAAAATTTTAAATGGAAGTAA
- a CDS encoding ATP-dependent Clp protease ATP-binding subunit, giving the protein MDDNFSPRVKDVISYSKEEALRLGHDFIGTEHLMLGLLREGQGKAMVILNNLAVDFDHLRRKVEILSPANSSGSQSNDKKNLHLTRQAERALKTTFLEAKLYNSSIISTAHLLLCILRNENDPTTKLLNKLKIDYETVKEQYTAMLTNENDFIDNLPKAESFNDDAENDDLSARGESFNSPSSGSKANKKSKTPVLDNFGRDLTELAEEGKLDPVVGREKEIERVSQILSRRKKNNPLLIGEPGVGKSAIAEGLALRIVKKKVSRILFNKRVVTLDLASLVAGTKYRGQFEERMKAVMNELEKNDDIILFIDEIHTIVGAGGATGSLDASNMFKPALARGEIQCVGATTLDEYRQYIEKDGALERRFQKVIIEPTSVEETITILNNIKAKYEDHHNVIYTPEAIEACVKLTNRYMTDRFLPDKAIDALDEAGSRVHITNIDVPKQILELERQLEEVRENKNSVVKKQKYEEAAKLRDDEKKIEKELAIAQEKWEEDSKNNKVVVTEDNVADVVSMMTGIPVNRIAQTESNKLAKLPELIKGKVIGQDNAVEKIAKAIQRNRAGLKDPNKPIGSFIFLGSTGVGKTQLAKVLAKELFDSEDALIRIDMSEYMEKFAISRLVGAPPGYVGYEEGGQLTEKVRRKPYCVVLLDEIEKAHPDVFNMMLQVLDDGHLTDSLGRKIDFRNTIIIMTSNVGARQLKDFGQGVGFGTSAKTAQADEHSKGIIENALKKAFAPEFLNRIDDVIVFNSLEKEDIDKIIDIEMAKLYDRIKDLGYNLKLSEKAKDYIADKGFDKQFGARPLKRAIQKYVEDALAEEIITSKIHEGDEIFMDLDEKNNELNISIKKKEKPAE; this is encoded by the coding sequence ATGGACGATAATTTTTCACCAAGAGTAAAAGATGTAATCTCATATAGTAAAGAAGAAGCTTTGCGCTTGGGGCACGACTTCATTGGCACAGAGCACCTTATGCTGGGGTTACTGCGAGAAGGTCAAGGCAAAGCCATGGTCATTCTGAACAATCTTGCGGTAGATTTTGATCATTTAAGACGAAAAGTTGAAATATTGAGTCCTGCCAATTCTTCAGGTTCTCAAAGTAATGACAAAAAAAATCTACACCTGACAAGACAAGCGGAAAGGGCTCTGAAAACAACTTTTTTAGAAGCAAAATTATACAATAGTTCTATCATAAGTACTGCGCATTTGTTACTTTGCATTTTAAGAAATGAAAATGACCCTACCACAAAACTATTGAACAAGTTAAAAATTGATTACGAAACAGTAAAGGAACAATATACAGCTATGTTAACAAACGAAAATGACTTTATAGACAACCTTCCGAAAGCTGAATCTTTTAATGATGATGCCGAAAATGATGATCTTTCTGCAAGAGGAGAAAGTTTCAATTCTCCATCATCCGGAAGCAAAGCCAATAAAAAGTCTAAAACCCCGGTTTTAGATAACTTTGGACGCGATTTAACAGAATTGGCTGAAGAAGGGAAATTAGACCCTGTAGTTGGCAGAGAAAAAGAAATTGAACGTGTTTCTCAAATATTAAGCAGAAGAAAGAAAAACAACCCTTTGCTTATAGGAGAACCGGGTGTGGGTAAATCAGCCATTGCTGAAGGCTTAGCGCTGCGAATCGTAAAGAAAAAAGTTTCCCGCATTCTATTCAATAAAAGAGTAGTGACTCTGGATTTAGCCAGTTTAGTTGCCGGAACCAAATACAGAGGACAGTTTGAAGAACGCATGAAAGCGGTCATGAACGAACTGGAAAAAAATGATGACATCATCCTTTTCATTGATGAGATCCACACGATCGTCGGTGCCGGTGGCGCCACTGGTTCACTTGATGCTTCAAACATGTTCAAACCTGCTTTAGCAAGAGGAGAAATTCAATGTGTGGGAGCAACAACATTAGACGAATACCGCCAATATATTGAGAAGGACGGTGCTCTGGAAAGACGTTTTCAAAAAGTAATCATTGAACCGACTTCTGTTGAAGAGACTATTACTATTTTGAACAACATCAAGGCTAAATATGAAGATCACCACAATGTTATCTATACACCGGAAGCTATTGAAGCCTGTGTTAAATTAACGAATCGTTATATGACCGATCGCTTCCTTCCGGACAAAGCTATTGATGCCTTAGACGAGGCCGGATCTCGTGTGCATATAACCAATATTGATGTTCCGAAACAAATTCTGGAATTGGAACGCCAATTAGAAGAAGTTCGCGAAAATAAAAACAGTGTTGTCAAAAAGCAGAAATATGAAGAAGCCGCAAAATTACGTGACGACGAGAAAAAAATCGAAAAAGAATTAGCTATCGCTCAGGAAAAATGGGAAGAAGATTCTAAAAACAACAAAGTTGTTGTAACCGAAGACAATGTTGCCGACGTAGTTTCTATGATGACCGGTATTCCTGTTAATAGAATCGCTCAAACAGAAAGCAATAAATTAGCTAAACTTCCGGAATTGATTAAAGGAAAAGTTATCGGTCAGGATAATGCTGTTGAAAAAATTGCAAAAGCGATCCAGCGTAATCGTGCCGGATTAAAAGACCCGAACAAACCTATCGGTTCTTTTATATTCTTAGGATCAACCGGTGTCGGTAAAACACAATTAGCTAAAGTTTTAGCAAAAGAGTTATTTGACTCTGAAGATGCCTTGATACGAATTGACATGAGTGAATACATGGAAAAATTTGCCATTTCAAGATTAGTAGGTGCTCCTCCGGGATACGTCGGTTATGAAGAAGGCGGGCAATTGACCGAAAAAGTGAGAAGAAAACCTTATTGTGTTGTTCTGTTAGACGAAATTGAAAAAGCACATCCGGATGTATTCAACATGATGCTTCAGGTTCTAGATGACGGTCACTTAACCGACAGTTTAGGTCGTAAAATCGATTTTAGAAATACGATCATTATCATGACCTCTAATGTAGGAGCCCGTCAATTAAAAGACTTCGGACAAGGTGTCGGATTCGGAACATCTGCAAAAACAGCACAAGCAGACGAGCATTCAAAAGGAATCATTGAAAATGCCTTAAAAAAAGCATTTGCTCCGGAATTCCTAAACCGTATTGATGATGTTATTGTATTCAACTCTTTAGAAAAAGAAGATATCGACAAAATAATTGATATCGAAATGGCTAAGCTTTATGACCGCATAAAAGATTTAGGTTATAACTTAAAATTGTCTGAAAAAGCAAAAGACTATATTGCCGATAAAGGCTTTGACAAGCAATTCGGAGCCAGACCTTTAAAAAGAGCGATCCAAAAATATGTAGAAGATGCTTTAGCAGAAGAGATCATAACCTCAAAAATTCACGAAGGAGATGAGATCTTTATGGATCTGGACGAAAAAAATAACGAACTGAATATTTCAATTAAGAAAAAAGAAAAACCTGCTGAATAA